The proteins below are encoded in one region of Salvelinus sp. IW2-2015 unplaced genomic scaffold, ASM291031v2 Un_scaffold16446, whole genome shotgun sequence:
- the LOC112080710 gene encoding serine/threonine-protein kinase haspin codes for MFVKNCSRRTPRSPNLRSQIPGGTPLSVYSLDGELSDDQKVYSECNQTGPLGFQDCLPEARMKLCRKIGEGTFGKVFSTANAAGDVVALKTIPVEGCDQVNGEEQKTFGEILHEIIISKELTRLKEKKHNQTSGFIGLKDLQCVQGCYPPGLLKAWDSFNTQRGSENDQPDFFSEEQLFLILEFEFGGSDLENSNGQLASVLVAKSILHQVTAALAVAEQELCFEHRDLRWGNVLVQSTKEKEGSFLLNGTNHSLKTRGVSVRIIDYSLSRLEIDGLSVSCDISEDEELFQGNGDYQFCQDLARIFDIYRLMRQENSNMWGDYHPSSNVLWLHYLSSKLLTMTYRGRGGRGVKQVRVDLQRFHDDVLTFRSASDILYNCGLFQ; via the exons ATGTTTGTCAAAAACTGTTCTCGCCGCACGCCCCGCTCACCAAACCTCCGTTCACAGATACCAGGGGGTACTCCTCTGAGTGTGTATTCGTTAGACGGAGAGCTGTCTGATGACCAGAAGGTCTATTCAGAGTGTAATCAGACAGGACCTCTGGGCTTCCAGGACTGTCTCCCAGAAGCCAGGATGAAGCTGTGTAGGAAGATCGGAGAGGGGACCTTCGGAAAGGTCTTCAGTACCGCCAACGCCGCTGGAGACGTGGTCGCTCTCAAGACCATCCCAGTAGAAGGATGTGACCAGGTGAATGGAGAGGAACAGAAAACCTTTGGAGAAATCCTCCATGAGATCATCATCTCCAAGGAGCTGACCCGTCTAAAGGAGAAGAAACACAACCAGACCTCTGGCTTCATCGGACTGAAGGATCTCCAATGTGTCCAGGGCTGCTACCCTCCAGGCCTGCTGAAAGCCTGGGACTCCTTCAACACACAGAGAGGATCAGAGAATGACCAACCAGATTTCTTCAGTGAGGAGCAGCTGTTTCTAATCCTGGAGTTTGAGTTTGGAGGCAGTGACCTGGAGAACAGTAATGGACAGCTGGCGTCGGTGTTGGTAGCTAAGAGTATCCTCCATCAGGTGACTGCTGCTCTGGCTGTGGCTGAACAGGAGCTCTGCTTTGAACACAGAGACCTCCGCTGGGGTAATGTGTTGGTCCAGTCCActaaggagaaggaggggagttTCCTCCTCAATGGGACAAACCATTCCTTAAAGACCAGGGGGGTGAGCGTACGCATCATCGACTACTCCCTCTCCAGGCTCGAGATCGATGGTCTCAGCGTGTCCTGTGATATCTCAGAGGATGAGGAGCTGTTCCAGGGAAATGGAGACTACCAGttttgtcaggatttggccaggatt ttTGACATCTACAGACTCATGAGACAGGAGAACAGTAACATGTGGGGTGACTACCATCCCTCCTCCAATGTGTTGTGGCTCCACTACCTGAGCTCCAAGCTGCTGACGATGACCTATAGGGGTCGAGGGGGGCGGGGCGTCAAGCAGGTCAGGGTGGACCTGCAGCGTTTCCACGACGATGTCCTCACCTTCCGATCTgcctctgacatactgtacaactGTGGCCTGTtccaatga